The following are from one region of the Salmo salar chromosome ssa27, Ssal_v3.1, whole genome shotgun sequence genome:
- the LOC106588859 gene encoding TLR4 interactor with leucine rich repeats: protein MDTGNFVGVICFLLFSCEGFLAPSPASGFCPERCDCQQAQHILCTNRGLRAVPKVHSSRVPEDVLVFSLGGNFIGNISAFDFTRYGNLIRLNLQYNQIQTIHPKAFEKLSKLEELYLGNNLISTIPPGTLQSLAKLTTLYGNNNDMKKITPELFGNLESVVKLRLDGNAIELLQNSVFKSLTNLHYLHLESNQLSHIHRNAFSKLTKLRFLNLAQNKLTAVRNVFTFSQLRSLNTLLLSENEIQHVGNHVFQNLKKLSKLSLSNNNIYHLESESLKGLSSLTEFLIDGNELENLPAGLLDPLERVEELDFSCNQISTVDPSAFEQLKHLSVLKLKDNRLTSLSGNIFALNSGLYDLDLHGNNWTCDCRLGELKQWMKSAHSQGKLLTVFLQCHHPATLRGKYLDYINSSQLQPPGNWSHLCETQTGPEESRGGGVLEKELEERERGQGEVRKEIEGERRGIEAEERKDGEEHREIGSREGVEKKAIEKVSRGSKGEDRKEGEEEVGIQGDQGGQEERDKSLLSNRKRRKKISASPRSRPSAEASGKREKGRWDSVPGRSVPQTQAPLLNNPTPPTTTWPQTVDHQNSHGNHLSGPITELLTSSPPSLRKEERFDLFRGGQEDVIPAVTDPCVFNRHFITNVSVDQVASSTATVHWTTRHHSRFTPGAGPGLEEVHYRVLFDRFGSSDRFPRYVYARGGARSVMLRELSPDVTYMACVEGVVGGSVCQVAPRDHCAGLVTLPEEAHHQETLTSDLQLVTVATLAGNAVLLLVIGGAWLGRSLRRKLKRRKSAVHVRHMYSTRRPFRSSMTTTAAVSTDFTSFQSSRPPRLGTLEEGGDLIEFPCDRFLDNSPTRRDNSDMQRFSD from the coding sequence ATGGATACCGGTAATTTCGTGGGTGTCATCTGCTTTCTCCTTTTCTCTTGTGAAGGGTTCCTCGCGCCTTCACCCGCCAGCGGCTTCTGTCCTGAGCGCTGCGACTGCCAGCAAGCGCAGCACATCCTCTGTACAAACCGGGGGCTGCGCGCGGTGCCCAAGGTGCACTCCTCGCGGGTCCCAGAGGACGTGCTTGTCTTCAGCCTCGGGGGAAACTTCATCGGTAACATCTCCGCCTTCGACTTCACACGGTATGGAAATCTTATAAGGTTGAACTTACAGTATAATCAAATACAGACCATTCACCCAAAAGCGTTTGAAAAGCTCTCCAAATTGGAGGAGCTGTATTTGGGCAACAATCTGATATCAACAATTCCCCCAGGAACTTTACAGTCACTGGCAAAACTGACTACTTTGTATGGCAATAACAATGACATGAAGAAGATCACTCCAGAGCTGTTTGGTAACTTGGAGAGCGTTGTGAAGCTGAGGTTAGATGGGAACGCCATAGAACTGTTACAGAACTCGGTCTTCAAGAGCTTGACTAATCTACATTATCTCCATCTAGAATCGAACCAGCTGAGTCACATTCACAGAAACGCTTTTTCCAAGCTCACCAAACTGCGCTTTCTCAACCTGGCGCAGAACAAACTGACAGCCGTGCGTAATGTGTTTACGTTCTCCCAGCTCAGGTCACTGAATACGTTGCTGCTCtctgaaaatgaaatacaacaCGTCGGAAACCACGTCTTTCAGAATCTGAAAAAGCTTTCTAAACTATCCCTCAGCAATAACAACATCTACCATTTGGAAAGCGAGTCGTTGAAAGGACTGTCGAGCTTGACAGAATTTCTGATTGACGGGAACGAGCTGGAGAATCTTCCTGCAGGACTTCTCGACCCGCTGGAGAGAGTTGAGGAGCTGGACTTTAGTTGCAACCAAATTTCAACTGTGGACCCCTCGGCTTTTGAACAACTGAAGCACCTGAGTGTTTTAAAACTCAAAGACAACAGGCTCACGAGCCTCTCGGGTAACATATTCGCCCTCAACAGCGGCCTTTACGATTTGGATCTCCATGGCAACAACTGGACGTGTGACTGCCGCCTGGGTGAGCTGAAGCAGTGGATGAAATCGGCGCACTCTCAGGGGAAGCTGCTGACCGTTTTCCTGCAGTGTCATCACCCAGCGACACTGAGGGGGAAGTATCTAGATTATATCAACAGCTCCCAGCTGCAGCCCCCAGGGAACTGGAGCCACTTGTGTGAGACCCAGACTGGGcctgaggagagcagaggagggggtgttctggagaaggagctggaggagagggagagagggcaaggAGAGGTGAGAaaggagatagagggggagaggagaggaatagaggCAGAGGAAAGGAAGGATGGAGAAGAACATAGGGAAATTGGGagtagagagggagtggagaagaAGGCAATAGAGAAGGTGAGCAGGGGTAGCAAGGGAGAGgataggaaggagggagaggaggaggtgggtatCCAAGGGGACCAGGGAGGGCAAGAGGAGCGGGACAAATCCCTGTTGtcgaacaggaagaggaggaagaaaatATCCGCCAGCCCTAGGTCGCGACCTTCTGCTGAGGCTTCTGGGAAGCGTGAGAAAGGGAGGTGGGATTCCGTTCCGGGCCGCAGTGTTCCTCAAACACAAGCCCCTCTCCTGAACAACCCCACACCTCCAACCACAACCTGGCCTCAGACAGTTGACCACCAAAATAGCCATGGTAACCATCTCAGTGGGCCAATCACAgagctcctcacctcctctcctcccagccttCGGAAAGAGGAGCGGTTTGACCTGTTCAGAGGTGGTCAGGAGGACGTTATACCTGCAGTGACCGACCCCTGTGTGTTCAACCGTCACTTCATCACCAACGTGTCCGTCGACCAGGTCGCCTCCAGCACAGCCACGGTCCACTGGACCACACGCCACCACAGCCGCTTCACACCGGGAGCCGGACCGGGACTAGAAGAGGTCCACTACCGAGTGCTGTTTGACCGCTTTGGGTCATCTGACCGTTTCCCTCGGTACGTGTACGCCCGTGGCGGGGCGCGGTCGGTGATGTTACGAGAACTAAGCCCAGACGTCACCTACATGGCTTGTGTTGAGGGTGTGGTGGGAGGGTCCGTGTGTCAGGTGGCACCCAGGGACCACTGCGCCGGATTGGTCACTCTTCCAGAAGAGGCTCATCACCAAGAgacactgacctctgacctccagCTGGTCACCGTGGCAACACTGGCCGGCAACGCCGTCCTTCTTCTGGTGATTGGAGGAGCCTGGCTGGGGCGAAGTTTGAGGCGGAAGCTGAAAAGGAGGAAGTCAGCAGTGCATGTGCGCCACATGTATTCCACGCGGCGACCGTTCCGCAGCTCCATGACAACAACGGCGGCGGTGTCAACAGACTTCACAAGTTTCCAGAGCAGCCGGCCGCCACGGCTCGGAACCCTGGAGGAAGGGGGCGACCTTATAGAGTTCCCCTGCGACCGTTTCCTTGACAACAGCCCCACCCGTAGAGACAACAGTGACATGCAAAGGTTCTCAGATTAA